A region from the Rufibacter sp. DG15C genome encodes:
- a CDS encoding uroporphyrinogen-III synthase yields the protein MADGKEKLGADRHSKKITSILVTQPKPANDNSPYLGIAEKYGIKVDFRAFIDIEPVPFKEFRKDKVNILEHTAVIFTSRNAVDHFFRICAEGKIDVPAEMKYFCISDQTAYYLQKYIVLRKRKLFVGGKVAADLFDVLKKHKTEKFLYPCSNIRKEDIPEFMRANGFDFSEATMYKTVASDLSDLAEVKYDCIAFFSPSGIHSLFTNFPDFVQDGTRIAAFGPTTAQAVRDAGLELDIVAPMPNAPSMTGAIEVYIQQHSGKK from the coding sequence ATGGCTGACGGTAAAGAAAAGTTGGGTGCGGACAGACATTCGAAGAAGATTACCAGTATTCTGGTCACGCAACCAAAGCCGGCAAATGATAACTCCCCTTACTTAGGCATTGCTGAGAAGTATGGGATTAAAGTAGATTTTAGAGCTTTTATTGACATTGAGCCGGTTCCATTCAAAGAATTCAGAAAAGACAAGGTCAATATTCTAGAACATACGGCGGTTATCTTTACTAGCCGGAATGCGGTAGACCATTTCTTTAGAATCTGTGCTGAAGGCAAGATTGACGTGCCCGCAGAGATGAAGTACTTCTGTATTTCTGATCAAACGGCCTACTACCTGCAGAAATACATAGTGTTGCGCAAGCGCAAGCTATTTGTAGGGGGTAAAGTGGCTGCAGATTTGTTTGATGTATTGAAGAAGCACAAGACCGAGAAGTTCTTGTACCCTTGCTCTAACATCAGAAAAGAGGACATCCCGGAGTTCATGCGAGCGAATGGCTTTGATTTCTCTGAGGCCACCATGTACAAAACCGTAGCTTCTGATCTGTCAGACTTAGCTGAGGTGAAGTATGATTGCATTGCCTTCTTCAGTCCTTCAGGCATCCATTCTCTGTTTACAAACTTCCCCGACTTTGTGCAGGATGGAACGCGCATTGCCGCCTTTGGTCCCACTACGGCTCAGGCGGTGAGAGATGCCGGTTTAGAGCTGGACATTGTTGCCCCTATGCCTAATGCTCCTTCTATGACTGGGGCTATTGAGGTGTATATCCAGCAACATTCAGGCAAAAAATAA
- a CDS encoding SUMF1/EgtB/PvdO family nonheme iron enzyme, with protein MNKVLQFSAIALSAILTVGCGMGRSSEGDLIGAEDRPDFNPQEVPYGMIACPGGTFHMGQTDQDIAASMSNLNKQVTIGGFYMDETEITNNEYRQFVDAIKTDSAGAPGYDEDYVMTKLYPDTTVWVKDFSNHMGDPLMEYYYTHPAFDDYPVVGVSWHGAKRFNEWRTKHKNNYNLDNGQAPMPNFRLPSEAEWEYAARGGRDLATYPWGGPYLRNSKGCMLANFKPGRGDYYSDGFTYTAPVGQYYPNDFGLYDMSGNVAEWCEDAYSVASVPLVWDLNPTFSNDTIKEKVVRGGSWKDIAHFLETGVRNFEHEDSTRSFIGFRSAMIYIGRSSGREFGFGN; from the coding sequence ATGAATAAGGTTTTACAGTTTTCTGCCATTGCTTTGAGCGCCATTTTGACGGTGGGTTGCGGTATGGGAAGAAGCTCCGAAGGTGATCTGATTGGTGCAGAGGACCGTCCGGACTTTAATCCGCAAGAGGTGCCCTATGGAATGATTGCCTGCCCAGGCGGTACATTCCACATGGGACAGACTGACCAGGATATTGCTGCAAGTATGTCTAACCTGAACAAGCAGGTGACAATTGGTGGCTTTTACATGGATGAGACTGAGATTACCAATAATGAGTATCGTCAGTTTGTGGATGCCATCAAAACCGACTCTGCAGGTGCGCCTGGCTATGATGAGGACTATGTGATGACCAAGCTTTATCCAGATACTACTGTTTGGGTAAAAGACTTTAGTAACCACATGGGTGATCCATTGATGGAATACTATTACACGCACCCTGCCTTTGATGACTATCCGGTGGTGGGAGTAAGCTGGCATGGAGCCAAGCGTTTTAACGAGTGGCGTACCAAGCACAAAAACAACTACAACCTAGATAACGGTCAGGCGCCAATGCCTAACTTCCGTTTGCCGTCTGAGGCTGAGTGGGAGTATGCCGCCCGCGGTGGTCGTGATTTGGCGACGTATCCTTGGGGTGGTCCTTACCTGCGTAACTCTAAAGGTTGTATGCTAGCTAACTTTAAGCCAGGTCGTGGTGACTATTACAGCGATGGGTTTACTTATACAGCCCCAGTTGGCCAGTACTATCCAAACGACTTTGGTCTGTATGACATGTCTGGAAACGTGGCAGAGTGGTGTGAAGATGCTTATTCTGTAGCGTCTGTTCCATTGGTATGGGACTTGAATCCAACCTTCAGCAATGATACTATTAAAGAGAAAGTAGTGCGCGGTGGTTCTTGGAAAGACATTGCCCATTTCTTAGAAACAGGTGTTCGTAACTTTGAACACGAAGATTCAACCAGATCCTTTATTGGTTTCCGTAGTGCAATGATTTACATAGGTCGTTCTTCTGGCCGTGAGTTTGGCTTCGGGAATTAA
- the gldL gene encoding gliding motility protein GldL, whose protein sequence is MSKSKGHWFWDGLMPKIYGIGAAIVILGALFKILHIGPADIMLMVGLGTEAVIFFLSAFQPAAHEPAWERVYPQLRDDYDGPLPTVASKSSEGSLTGDLDKMLRDANVTPATINTLGQGLNRLSETAAQMSDLSDATIATNEYTSRVRTAATSLDKINEAYGATVEAVSHMAKSTTDTQEYHMQVQNITKNLGALNAVYEMELQDANNHLKSMNKFYGSLTMAMENLTEASRDTEQFKTEVTNLTKNLHSLNNVYGNMLNAMRG, encoded by the coding sequence ATGAGCAAATCAAAAGGTCACTGGTTCTGGGATGGTTTAATGCCCAAAATTTATGGTATTGGTGCCGCAATCGTAATCCTAGGTGCATTGTTTAAAATCTTGCACATTGGCCCAGCAGATATTATGCTAATGGTAGGATTGGGAACTGAGGCCGTTATCTTCTTCTTAAGTGCATTCCAACCAGCCGCTCATGAGCCAGCTTGGGAGCGTGTATATCCTCAATTGCGTGATGACTATGATGGTCCACTTCCTACGGTTGCCTCTAAGTCTAGCGAAGGTTCTTTAACTGGTGACTTAGATAAAATGCTGCGTGATGCTAACGTGACGCCTGCTACGATCAACACCTTAGGCCAAGGCTTGAACAGATTGAGCGAAACTGCTGCTCAGATGTCTGATTTGTCAGATGCTACTATCGCTACAAACGAATACACTTCTCGCGTAAGAACAGCTGCTACGTCATTAGACAAAATCAACGAAGCATACGGTGCGACGGTTGAAGCTGTTTCTCACATGGCAAAATCAACTACAGACACACAAGAATACCATATGCAAGTTCAGAACATCACCAAGAATTTGGGTGCATTGAACGCTGTGTATGAAATGGAGTTGCAAGACGCCAACAACCACTTGAAGTCAATGAACAAATTCTATGGTAGCTTGACTATGGCTATGGAGAATTTGACAGAAGCAAGCCGCGATACAGAGCAGTTCAAAACGGAGGTTACTAACTTAACTAAGAACCTTCACTCATTGAACAATGTGTATGGCAACATGCTTAACGCAATGAGAGGTTAA
- the gldN gene encoding gliding motility protein GldN, whose amino-acid sequence MKKLIVLGLAGLLSLPVVSVAQKRTTTTKKKTTTTTAKSSAATAAQEKARQEELARQQQEAAASQRSQQLLAKSDSANPSARPIPASDVMFKKTVWRLIDLREKQNKPMFSPGKEITKLIVDAVKRGELQPYATDSLNRPITPQEFLAAISPDQGGATALTEEEKKAGFGTADVATDDGWGAPATPAKGGKTAAAAAPMTASNELFANQLYQMELKEDVIFDKKRSRLYHDIQAISITVPSKYNALGIEKPAASFKYSELAKVFKAHPDEALWFNQQNDAQHKNLSDAFDLWLFSSYITKVSNVGNERLDEVYGSGKKGLLAAQQAMEELIEFEYSLWSY is encoded by the coding sequence ATGAAAAAGTTAATTGTTTTGGGTTTAGCGGGTTTGTTGAGCTTACCAGTGGTATCTGTGGCTCAAAAAAGAACCACTACCACTAAAAAGAAGACAACTACTACTACAGCCAAATCATCTGCAGCTACTGCAGCTCAGGAGAAGGCTCGTCAGGAGGAGTTGGCAAGACAACAACAAGAGGCAGCTGCATCCCAGAGATCCCAACAATTACTGGCAAAATCTGACTCGGCAAATCCTTCGGCTAGACCAATTCCAGCATCAGATGTGATGTTCAAGAAAACAGTTTGGCGTTTGATAGACTTGCGTGAGAAGCAGAACAAGCCAATGTTCTCACCAGGGAAAGAAATCACTAAGCTTATTGTAGATGCAGTAAAGCGTGGTGAGTTACAGCCTTATGCCACTGACAGCTTAAACAGACCAATCACTCCTCAAGAGTTTTTGGCCGCAATCTCTCCTGACCAAGGTGGTGCCACCGCCTTAACTGAAGAAGAGAAAAAAGCTGGTTTTGGTACTGCTGACGTTGCCACTGATGATGGTTGGGGAGCTCCTGCAACTCCAGCCAAAGGTGGTAAAACTGCCGCTGCTGCTGCGCCAATGACTGCTTCTAATGAGCTTTTCGCGAACCAGTTGTATCAAATGGAATTGAAAGAGGATGTGATTTTTGATAAAAAGCGTTCACGCCTATATCATGACATTCAGGCTATCAGCATTACAGTTCCATCAAAGTACAATGCGCTTGGAATTGAGAAGCCTGCTGCTTCTTTCAAATACAGTGAGTTAGCTAAAGTATTCAAGGCGCATCCAGACGAGGCGCTTTGGTTCAACCAACAGAATGATGCCCAGCACAAGAACTTGTCAGATGCATTTGACCTATGGTTGTTTAGCTCTTACATCACCAAAGTATCTAACGTAGGTAACGAGCGCTTAGACGAGGTTTACGGTTCTGGCAAGAAAGGCCTTTTGGCTGCTCAGCAAGCCATGGAAGAACTGATTGAGTTTGAGTATAGCCTTTGGAGCTACTAA
- the gldM gene encoding gliding motility protein GldM: MAGGKETPRQKMIGMMYLVLTAMLALNVSSAILLKFQFIDDSLTTVNTKTKSDNGGIVNGIKTTVGESGNRPADVRVVENATAVRTKTSEIIAYMDGLREQLVKEAGGKNEETGGYNNPENNERVNMLMIGGPGKGGKAYELEKKLNEYAAFLRQYNENAPAKLAMSGKEDPRVQGNKQQVKKDFAEINFEETPIVAALATIAHMESEVLKYESETLAKLAQKVGADIIKFEKIFAMASAESKTVAAGTKYKAEMFLAASSDAVTPTMSVDGRPIKVQAGKGQIEFTASAGNYDAEGNAKKQWTGQVRFRQPSGRDTVFTVKQEYVVAKPVMQIQSAAINSLYFNCGNELNIQVPALGATYEPSFSASGATVVKGAKKGFVTIIPNGRTVKLNVSSGGNLIGSQEFTVKTVPRPQIAVLANGRQVDPVRGMAAPGPRILQVNAVPDESFKNLLPKEARYRVTNYTVYLVRGNRPVDQVPGNGPSVNITGLASKARPGDRIAIEVKEVRRMNYRDQQETVPSNGMSMTFALN, encoded by the coding sequence ATGGCTGGAGGAAAAGAAACGCCACGGCAGAAAATGATCGGGATGATGTATCTCGTTCTTACTGCAATGTTGGCTTTGAACGTAAGCTCTGCAATTCTTCTAAAATTTCAGTTTATAGATGACAGTTTAACAACTGTGAACACTAAAACTAAAAGTGATAACGGAGGTATTGTAAACGGCATTAAAACAACCGTAGGTGAGTCTGGTAACAGACCAGCCGACGTTAGAGTAGTAGAAAACGCTACTGCTGTTAGAACCAAAACCAGTGAGATTATTGCTTACATGGATGGTTTACGCGAGCAACTTGTGAAAGAAGCTGGCGGAAAGAACGAAGAAACTGGTGGATACAACAATCCAGAGAACAATGAGCGTGTAAACATGCTTATGATTGGTGGACCAGGTAAGGGTGGTAAGGCATATGAGTTAGAGAAAAAGCTAAACGAATACGCCGCCTTCTTACGCCAGTACAATGAAAACGCTCCCGCTAAATTAGCGATGAGTGGTAAGGAAGACCCGCGTGTTCAAGGGAACAAGCAGCAAGTAAAGAAAGACTTTGCAGAAATCAACTTTGAGGAGACCCCTATTGTAGCTGCTTTGGCTACCATAGCACACATGGAATCTGAAGTATTGAAATACGAGTCAGAGACCCTTGCTAAATTGGCCCAAAAAGTGGGTGCAGATATCATCAAGTTTGAGAAGATATTTGCCATGGCGAGTGCTGAGTCTAAGACAGTAGCTGCTGGTACCAAGTACAAAGCAGAGATGTTCTTAGCGGCTTCTTCTGATGCGGTAACGCCTACAATGTCTGTAGACGGTAGACCAATCAAAGTACAGGCTGGTAAAGGTCAGATTGAATTTACGGCAAGCGCTGGTAACTATGATGCAGAAGGCAACGCTAAAAAGCAATGGACAGGCCAAGTGCGTTTCCGTCAGCCAAGCGGCCGTGATACCGTGTTTACAGTTAAGCAAGAATACGTTGTAGCCAAGCCTGTTATGCAAATTCAGTCTGCCGCTATTAACTCACTTTATTTTAACTGCGGTAACGAACTAAACATTCAAGTTCCAGCGTTAGGTGCTACATATGAGCCTTCGTTCTCAGCTTCTGGTGCAACTGTTGTAAAAGGAGCGAAGAAAGGTTTTGTAACGATCATTCCTAACGGAAGAACAGTGAAATTGAACGTGAGCAGCGGGGGTAACCTGATTGGTTCACAAGAGTTCACCGTGAAGACAGTTCCAAGACCACAGATTGCTGTATTGGCCAATGGTCGTCAGGTTGACCCAGTAAGAGGGATGGCAGCGCCAGGTCCAAGAATTTTGCAAGTGAATGCAGTGCCAGATGAAAGCTTTAAAAACTTGCTTCCTAAAGAAGCTCGTTATAGAGTAACCAACTACACAGTGTACCTAGTGCGCGGTAACCGCCCAGTAGATCAAGTACCTGGTAATGGCCCATCTGTAAACATTACTGGTCTTGCGTCTAAGGCGCGTCCGGGTGACCGTATCGCTATTGAGGTGAAGGAAGTTCGTAGAATGAACTACCGTGACCAGCAAGAAACGGTTCCGTCAAACGGAATGAGCATGACGTTTGCACTTAATTAA
- the uvrC gene encoding excinuclease ABC subunit UvrC, whose amino-acid sequence MAVEEQIREQIKHLPHRPGIYKFYDDKGIIYVGKAIDIRKRVSSYFNRSTQHNKKTRKLISQILRIEFTIVDNEADAFLLENNLIKQHQPKYNILLKDGKTYPYLVITNERFPRIFSTRNKINDGSRYFGPYPTGTSMYVLLELIRSLYPLRTCSYNLSQANIDAGKFKVCLEYHIGNCKGPCENLYSEEEYNQHIQQIRNILSGNLTIAKTYFKERMSEAAADYQYELAHQFKQKLDRLEDFQAKSTVVSHTLTNIDVFTITSNEKCAFVNYLKVMNGSIIATQSLELQKKLEETDQEILASIIMQLRQEFESMSREIIVNIPDLVLPLDTVSITVPQIGDKKKLLNLSMKNALYLRKEKESMQDKSKDSNEVRIMETMKKDLRLTELPKHIECFDNSNFQGDNPVASMVCFKNARPSKKDYRHFHIKTVVGPDDFASMYEVVTRRYRRLLDEGTPLPQLIIVDGGKGQLGMGVKALKDLGIYSQVAIVGIAKRLEEIFYPGDTLPLYIDKKSESLRLIQRIRNEAHRFAITFHRSLRDAGTLQTELTQIKGLGPATAEKLLTKFKSVKKIAELSQQELEAEVGKSKTKLLLAHFGKV is encoded by the coding sequence ATGGCCGTTGAGGAACAGATTAGAGAGCAGATTAAACACTTGCCGCACAGGCCTGGTATTTACAAGTTCTATGACGATAAGGGCATTATCTACGTAGGCAAAGCCATAGATATCAGGAAGCGGGTGAGCAGTTACTTTAACCGTTCCACACAGCACAACAAAAAGACCAGAAAACTCATTTCGCAGATTCTGCGCATTGAGTTTACCATTGTAGACAATGAGGCTGATGCGTTCTTGTTAGAGAATAATCTCATCAAGCAGCATCAGCCCAAATACAACATCCTGCTCAAGGACGGCAAGACTTATCCGTACCTGGTCATCACCAATGAGCGTTTCCCCCGCATTTTTAGCACGCGCAACAAGATCAATGATGGCTCTCGGTACTTTGGGCCTTACCCGACGGGCACCAGCATGTATGTCTTGCTGGAGCTGATCCGGTCCTTGTACCCGCTCAGGACGTGCAGTTATAATTTATCCCAAGCGAACATTGACGCCGGCAAGTTCAAGGTTTGTCTAGAGTATCATATTGGCAACTGCAAAGGGCCGTGTGAAAATCTATACTCAGAGGAGGAATACAACCAGCATATCCAGCAGATCAGGAACATCCTTTCGGGAAACCTCACCATCGCCAAGACCTACTTTAAGGAGCGCATGTCTGAGGCCGCCGCCGATTACCAATATGAGCTGGCGCATCAATTCAAGCAGAAGCTGGATAGGCTAGAGGACTTCCAGGCGAAGTCTACGGTGGTAAGCCATACCCTCACCAACATTGACGTCTTCACCATTACCTCTAATGAGAAATGCGCCTTTGTCAATTACCTGAAGGTGATGAACGGGTCCATTATTGCCACTCAATCCTTGGAGTTGCAGAAGAAGCTGGAAGAAACCGACCAAGAGATCCTAGCCTCTATCATCATGCAACTGCGGCAAGAGTTTGAAAGCATGTCCAGGGAAATCATCGTCAATATTCCTGACCTAGTACTTCCCTTGGATACCGTTTCTATTACCGTCCCGCAGATTGGTGATAAGAAGAAGCTACTAAACCTGTCCATGAAGAATGCCCTTTACCTGCGCAAGGAGAAGGAGAGCATGCAGGATAAGTCCAAAGACAGCAACGAGGTACGTATCATGGAGACCATGAAGAAGGACCTTAGGCTGACCGAACTGCCCAAGCACATTGAGTGTTTTGACAACTCCAACTTTCAGGGAGATAACCCGGTGGCGTCTATGGTCTGCTTTAAAAACGCGCGGCCGTCTAAAAAAGACTACCGCCATTTCCATATTAAAACCGTGGTAGGCCCAGATGACTTTGCCTCTATGTATGAGGTGGTCACGCGTCGGTACAGGAGATTATTGGACGAGGGCACTCCCTTGCCGCAACTCATTATTGTAGACGGCGGCAAAGGCCAGTTGGGAATGGGCGTGAAGGCGCTCAAAGACTTAGGCATTTACAGCCAGGTTGCCATAGTAGGCATTGCCAAACGACTGGAGGAGATTTTCTACCCTGGGGATACGCTACCGCTGTACATAGACAAGAAGTCTGAGTCTTTGCGACTAATCCAACGTATTAGAAACGAAGCGCACCGCTTTGCCATTACCTTCCACCGTTCCCTGCGCGATGCGGGAACCTTGCAAACCGAGCTTACCCAGATCAAAGGACTTGGCCCTGCCACCGCCGAAAAGCTCTTGACCAAGTTTAAGTCTGTCAAGAAGATTGCCGAACTCTCCCAGCAAGAATTAGAAGCTGAGGTAGGTAAGAGCAAAACGAAACTGCTTTTAGCCCATTTCGGGAAGGTTTAA
- a CDS encoding type IX secretion system membrane protein PorP/SprF, giving the protein MMPKTLRSLLVCACLLVVKPLAAQQLPQFSHYAFNGQFISPGYSGIKGQTEFNFLYRYQWLGYEGSFDGGGSPKTGLFSISTPIPSLKSGVGLVVMKDEIGAVDVFQAQLSYAYHVTLGNGNLGIGVQGNITNMSKGSYRPNTESDPRVPFQSSDRKLDMGVGLWYQQEKWYLGAGLTNLLGATYEFENRDRGDERSTVTGEKHFMVSGGYTAEVSSSVSVTPTAILKHDLSAGVSSVEAGARATFYDKFWAGAGYRFGEAATGLLGVYFLKDNALSFGYAFDYTLVDAAAKSATSHEVMLGYRLPKSKNTAKPPIKTPRYNF; this is encoded by the coding sequence ATGATGCCCAAAACTTTACGCTCCCTTTTAGTTTGTGCCTGTTTGCTGGTTGTCAAGCCTTTGGCAGCACAGCAACTTCCCCAGTTCAGTCACTATGCCTTTAATGGTCAATTTATTAGTCCTGGCTATTCAGGGATAAAAGGGCAGACTGAGTTTAATTTCTTATACCGTTACCAATGGTTGGGCTATGAGGGCTCTTTTGACGGCGGCGGTTCCCCTAAAACAGGCTTATTCTCTATCTCTACCCCTATTCCATCTTTGAAGAGCGGCGTGGGTTTGGTGGTGATGAAAGATGAGATTGGAGCCGTAGATGTTTTCCAAGCGCAACTTTCTTATGCCTACCATGTCACTTTAGGGAACGGGAATTTAGGAATAGGTGTTCAGGGGAACATAACTAACATGAGCAAAGGAAGTTACAGGCCCAATACGGAGTCAGATCCAAGGGTGCCCTTCCAGAGTTCAGACAGGAAATTGGATATGGGAGTTGGTTTATGGTACCAACAAGAAAAGTGGTACCTGGGGGCTGGACTTACTAATTTACTGGGTGCTACTTATGAGTTTGAGAACAGGGACCGCGGGGACGAGAGAAGCACAGTGACGGGTGAAAAGCATTTTATGGTTTCTGGAGGGTACACCGCTGAGGTGTCTAGCTCAGTTTCTGTAACGCCCACGGCCATTTTGAAACATGACTTGAGCGCGGGCGTATCGTCTGTGGAAGCTGGAGCACGGGCTACGTTCTATGATAAGTTCTGGGCAGGTGCCGGTTACAGGTTTGGCGAGGCCGCTACGGGTCTGTTAGGCGTTTACTTTTTAAAGGACAATGCGTTAAGCTTTGGATATGCATTTGATTATACCTTGGTAGATGCTGCTGCAAAAAGCGCTACTTCACATGAGGTAATGTTGGGCTATAGATTGCCAAAATCTAAGAATACTGCAAAACCTCCTATCAAGACACCTAGATATAACTTTTAG
- a CDS encoding penicillin-binding protein 1A, whose translation MFSSPNSTFRKIISALWLCFAGGFIFFVLYVFAVSINFLNLFGDLPDLKALENPKSELASEVYSEDGVLLGKYFRENRSPVTYEQLPKHLVDALVATEDIRFEEHSGIDFKGTLAVPYYQLTGKQDRGSSTLTQQLARNLFRTRSDLNDGLLSSVPGLRMLIIKTKEWIMAIKLERSYTKKEILLMYLNTVDFGSNAYGVKVAAKTFFNKEPEQLTLEESATLVGVLKGPSFYSPVSQPERSKARRNTVLDQMLKYNYIDQPAYQASVSKPMKLDFNVENQNKGLAPYFRTEMGKFLTKWAKENGYDLYSDGLRIYTTINSRMQKHAEDAVEDHMKAMQKIFFQQWKGKNPWIDENGKEIKNFLATQIKRTARYQSLNEQYDGNEDSIKYHLTKKIPMRIFSWKGEIDTVMSPMDSLRYYKHFLHAGFMAMNPLNGHVKAWVGGTNYKYFKYDHVQQGARQPGSTFKPFVYTAAIEAGYSPCYEVVDAPVTIINEDGVPWTPKNSEGVYTGRRYTLREALALSVNTITTFLMKKLGPEAVVTTARRLGITTPLEAVPSLALGSSDVTLFDMVGAYGTYVNKGVWTQPQYILRIEDKAGTVVQEFAPKTVEALSEETAYLMVHMLQGSADTRGGTAYYGLRFRNNLKNEIGAKTGTTSNYSDAWFMGITPDLAAGVWVGGEDRSIHFRSAAYGQGNKLAMPIYGAFMRKVYADKALNVSKAPFPKPTTPLSTNINCGAYNTTPALPDSVKQDQVLTVPQNVTEEEF comes from the coding sequence ATGTTCTCGTCGCCTAATAGCACGTTCCGGAAAATTATTTCGGCGCTGTGGCTTTGCTTTGCTGGAGGATTCATCTTCTTCGTCCTATACGTTTTTGCGGTAAGCATCAACTTTCTCAACCTGTTTGGAGACCTTCCGGACCTTAAGGCCCTGGAGAATCCCAAAAGCGAACTCGCCTCTGAGGTGTATTCAGAAGACGGCGTGCTGCTGGGAAAATACTTCAGGGAGAACCGCAGCCCGGTGACCTATGAACAACTGCCCAAACATTTGGTAGACGCGTTGGTGGCTACAGAGGATATTCGGTTTGAAGAGCACTCCGGTATTGACTTTAAAGGCACCCTGGCGGTACCGTATTACCAATTGACTGGCAAGCAGGACCGGGGCTCCAGTACGCTTACCCAGCAGTTGGCGCGTAACCTGTTTAGAACCCGCAGTGACTTGAACGACGGTCTGTTAAGCAGCGTACCCGGTTTGCGCATGCTCATCATCAAGACCAAGGAGTGGATCATGGCCATTAAGCTGGAGCGCTCTTACACCAAGAAGGAGATCCTCTTGATGTACCTGAACACCGTGGATTTTGGCAGCAACGCCTACGGCGTGAAAGTGGCCGCTAAAACGTTCTTTAACAAAGAGCCTGAGCAGTTAACTTTGGAAGAGTCAGCTACTTTGGTAGGCGTCTTAAAAGGTCCTTCATTTTACAGCCCGGTAAGCCAACCAGAGCGCTCTAAAGCCAGACGCAATACGGTGCTGGACCAGATGCTCAAGTACAATTACATTGACCAGCCAGCCTACCAGGCCAGCGTAAGTAAACCCATGAAACTGGACTTCAATGTAGAAAACCAGAACAAGGGACTGGCGCCTTACTTCCGGACGGAGATGGGCAAGTTCCTGACCAAATGGGCCAAGGAGAATGGTTATGATCTGTACTCAGACGGGTTGCGTATCTATACCACCATCAATTCGCGCATGCAGAAGCACGCCGAAGACGCTGTGGAAGACCACATGAAGGCCATGCAGAAAATTTTCTTCCAGCAATGGAAAGGCAAAAACCCTTGGATAGACGAGAACGGCAAAGAAATCAAGAACTTCCTGGCCACCCAGATAAAACGCACGGCCCGTTACCAAAGCTTGAATGAGCAGTATGACGGCAACGAAGATTCTATCAAGTACCACCTGACCAAGAAAATACCTATGCGCATCTTCTCCTGGAAAGGTGAGATTGACACGGTCATGAGCCCTATGGATTCGCTGCGGTATTACAAACACTTCTTGCACGCGGGCTTTATGGCCATGAACCCTTTGAACGGCCACGTGAAGGCTTGGGTGGGCGGCACTAATTACAAGTACTTCAAGTATGACCACGTGCAGCAGGGTGCCCGTCAGCCGGGCTCTACCTTTAAGCCATTCGTTTACACCGCCGCTATTGAGGCAGGCTACTCTCCTTGTTATGAGGTGGTAGATGCACCCGTAACCATCATCAACGAAGACGGTGTGCCGTGGACTCCTAAAAACAGTGAAGGCGTGTACACGGGTCGTAGGTATACCTTGCGTGAAGCCTTAGCCCTTTCAGTGAATACCATCACTACCTTCTTAATGAAGAAGCTGGGTCCCGAAGCGGTGGTCACTACTGCCCGCCGGTTGGGCATCACCACGCCATTAGAGGCTGTTCCTTCTTTGGCTTTGGGGTCTAGTGATGTAACCTTGTTTGACATGGTGGGCGCGTATGGTACCTATGTTAACAAAGGCGTCTGGACGCAACCACAATATATCCTTCGCATTGAAGACAAGGCCGGTACCGTAGTACAGGAGTTCGCACCTAAGACGGTAGAGGCTTTAAGCGAAGAAACAGCCTACTTGATGGTGCACATGCTGCAAGGCTCCGCAGACACGCGCGGGGGTACTGCCTATTATGGCCTAAGATTCAGGAATAACTTAAAAAACGAGATTGGTGCCAAGACCGGTACTACTTCTAACTACTCTGATGCATGGTTCATGGGTATTACGCCTGACTTGGCTGCTGGTGTCTGGGTGGGCGGCGAGGATCGTAGTATCCACTTCAGGAGTGCCGCTTATGGACAAGGGAACAAGTTAGCCATGCCTATCTATGGAGCCTTCATGCGAAAGGTGTATGCTGACAAAGCGTTGAACGTCTCTAAGGCGCCTTTCCCTAAACCAACTACGCCTTTGTCAACTAATATCAACTGTGGGGCTTATAATACAACACCTGCGCTCCCTGATTCCGTAAAACAAGACCAAGTTTTAACCGTTCCACAAAACGTAACGGAAGAAGAGTTTTAA